The Phycisphaerales bacterium genome includes a region encoding these proteins:
- a CDS encoding carbon-nitrogen hydrolase family protein yields the protein MRIAVAQLPGMPLAAWRDTVVRVEHDIAAAAESGAEVVVFPECVWPTYVLGSRARYDAARAAGLPEPAWFLDRVAATARRAVVAVCIGFVEETADRLHNAAALFNPTGDLAAIRRKTYLWDFDHDYFTAGDDLSPVRLGTHTAGILICADARVPEIAATLVTRGARLILQPTAWVNTGGHGAERNIQADFMISARAAELGVPFASCSKWGQEGRTTFVGQSQIVAADGHCMARLSTRETSLALAEVQIPATARLEVHPDERPRLMAAMPPVGVAAAVPEAYVWAAAGTNGWELRLLPVPAARIEADSICGIAADAGATAGPAGIRIMAIPLAEAARFAPLRCAALDGVHLAVVFGPADDFPLAALRSRAAENRIFVAVLGSGRPRWIDPRGHVHELPTGPSTPPPGSLPTALRVDLAQAADKRFARGTDALNGRTPALYEL from the coding sequence ATGCGAATTGCCGTAGCCCAATTGCCGGGTATGCCTCTCGCGGCCTGGCGCGATACCGTCGTCCGCGTGGAGCACGACATCGCCGCCGCGGCCGAGAGTGGTGCCGAGGTGGTGGTCTTCCCGGAATGCGTCTGGCCGACGTACGTGCTTGGCAGCCGGGCACGCTACGATGCGGCCCGTGCCGCCGGTCTGCCGGAGCCGGCCTGGTTTCTCGACCGTGTGGCCGCCACTGCCCGCCGGGCGGTCGTTGCGGTGTGTATCGGCTTCGTCGAAGAGACCGCAGATCGGCTGCATAATGCCGCGGCGCTCTTCAATCCCACCGGGGATCTGGCCGCGATCCGGCGCAAGACCTACCTTTGGGACTTTGACCACGACTACTTCACCGCCGGGGATGATCTTTCACCCGTGCGCCTGGGTACGCACACCGCCGGCATTCTCATCTGCGCGGATGCGCGCGTGCCCGAGATCGCGGCAACGCTCGTAACCCGCGGGGCGCGGCTGATCCTGCAGCCAACCGCCTGGGTCAACACCGGTGGGCACGGCGCCGAGCGCAACATCCAGGCGGATTTCATGATCAGCGCCCGCGCCGCGGAACTGGGCGTTCCCTTCGCGTCGTGCAGTAAATGGGGCCAGGAGGGCCGCACCACGTTCGTCGGCCAGAGCCAGATCGTTGCCGCCGACGGCCACTGCATGGCCCGTCTCAGCACCCGCGAAACTTCGCTTGCACTGGCCGAGGTGCAGATTCCGGCGACGGCCCGGCTGGAGGTTCACCCTGATGAGCGCCCCCGCCTCATGGCGGCGATGCCGCCCGTCGGGGTCGCGGCGGCGGTGCCCGAGGCGTATGTATGGGCTGCGGCCGGTACAAACGGCTGGGAGCTGCGACTGCTGCCCGTCCCGGCTGCACGGATCGAGGCCGACTCCATCTGCGGGATCGCTGCAGATGCGGGTGCAACGGCGGGCCCCGCGGGAATCCGGATCATGGCGATACCGCTGGCGGAGGCCGCCCGCTTTGCGCCGCTGCGCTGTGCCGCACTGGACGGGGTCCATCTCGCCGTGGTCTTCGGACCCGCTGATGACTTCCCGCTCGCCGCACTGCGGTCGCGAGCCGCGGAGAATCGCATCTTCGTTGCAGTACTGGGCAGCGGACGGCCGCGCTGGATCGATCCGCGTGGACATGTTCACGAGCTTCCCACGGGGCCATCGACGCCCCCACCGGGTTCGCTGCCGACGGCGCTGCGGGTGGACTTGGCCCAGGCGGCGGACAAGCGCTTCGCGCGCGGCACGGATGCTTTGAACGGACGGACCCCGGCGCTGTACGAGCTCTGA
- a CDS encoding leucyl/phenylalanyl-tRNA--protein transferase: MADPPLTPELVLAAYRAGVFPMSCENDEIYWFSPDPRCIFPLDTFHVPRTVRQAVDRQLFEVRVNCAFPEVISACGDRSEGTWISEAIRAVYLELHAQGWVHSVECWQAGQLAGGLYGVAIGGAFFGESMFTRVKNASKVALVHLVARLRTRGYLLLDTQWPTPHLQRFGAVEIPRQEYLRHLRVALQSPCTFVDPSPP, encoded by the coding sequence ATGGCAGACCCGCCCCTGACACCGGAACTCGTACTGGCGGCTTACCGCGCCGGCGTGTTCCCGATGTCCTGTGAGAACGATGAAATCTACTGGTTTTCGCCCGACCCGCGCTGCATTTTCCCGCTCGACACGTTTCATGTTCCGCGCACGGTGCGGCAGGCCGTGGACCGGCAGCTTTTCGAGGTCCGGGTGAACTGTGCGTTCCCGGAGGTCATCTCGGCGTGCGGTGACCGCAGCGAAGGAACATGGATTTCGGAAGCAATCCGGGCGGTCTACCTCGAACTGCATGCCCAGGGCTGGGTGCACAGCGTGGAATGCTGGCAGGCGGGGCAACTGGCTGGCGGCTTGTACGGCGTCGCGATCGGGGGAGCGTTTTTCGGTGAAAGCATGTTCACCCGCGTGAAGAACGCATCCAAGGTGGCACTGGTGCATCTCGTCGCGCGCCTGCGGACACGGGGCTACCTGTTGCTCGATACACAATGGCCGACGCCGCACTTGCAGCGGTTCGGTGCGGTCGAAATCCCTCGGCAGGAATACCTCCGTCACCTGCGGGTCGCCCTGCAGAGCCCCTGCACTTTTGTAGACCCGTCGCCGCCTTGA
- a CDS encoding polyprenyl synthetase family protein produces the protein MTATLGLRTQEGTPLASDFADWLKRTREEVEVGLSVHLKEIETTIGAHSQLAAAVQYSLQVGGKRIRPILVLETCRVCGGQATTAFPAAIAIECIHTFSLIHDDLPAMDNDDTRRGQPTNHKVFGDGFAVLAGDWLATHALYVLATMFRHEPRRLPALVEALSGATLRMIEGQAADLAGEQQPPDRRLVQVVHERKTAALLEACCRLGALCAGAPSEAVTALANYGRHLGLAFQIVDDLLDATGSAEQLGKAAGKDAAHHKQTYPAAFGLEESQRRARQEEEAALQRLECFGGRADRLRDLVRYVTRRDR, from the coding sequence ATGACCGCGACTCTGGGACTGCGCACCCAAGAGGGGACGCCGCTCGCGAGCGACTTTGCGGACTGGCTGAAGCGTACGCGCGAAGAAGTTGAGGTCGGGCTTTCCGTCCATCTCAAGGAGATCGAGACCACGATCGGTGCGCACAGCCAGCTCGCGGCCGCTGTACAGTATTCGTTGCAGGTGGGCGGGAAGCGCATCCGGCCGATCCTGGTCCTGGAGACTTGTCGCGTCTGCGGCGGACAGGCGACCACGGCGTTTCCGGCGGCCATCGCGATCGAGTGCATCCACACGTTTTCGCTGATCCATGACGACCTGCCGGCCATGGACAATGACGATACGCGCCGCGGCCAGCCCACCAACCACAAGGTCTTTGGCGACGGGTTCGCCGTGCTCGCGGGCGACTGGCTCGCTACGCATGCCCTGTATGTGCTTGCGACCATGTTCCGGCACGAGCCCCGCCGGCTGCCCGCACTGGTTGAAGCATTGTCGGGTGCAACCCTGCGGATGATCGAAGGGCAGGCGGCCGATCTGGCGGGCGAGCAGCAGCCCCCCGATCGTCGGCTGGTGCAGGTCGTGCATGAGCGCAAGACCGCGGCCCTGCTCGAGGCCTGTTGTCGGCTCGGCGCGCTGTGTGCCGGGGCGCCCAGCGAGGCCGTCACGGCCTTGGCGAACTATGGCCGCCACCTCGGCCTGGCGTTCCAGATTGTCGATGATTTGCTGGACGCGACCGGCTCGGCGGAGCAACTGGGCAAGGCGGCCGGTAAGGACGCCGCCCACCACAAGCAGACCTATCCCGCCGCGTTCGGGCTGGAGGAAAGCCAGCGGCGCGCGCGGCAGGAGGAGGAGGCCGCCTTGCAGCGGCTCGAGTGTTTTGGCGGTCGGGCCGACCGCCTGCGTGATCTGGTCCGATACGTTACGCGGCGCGACCGGTAA
- a CDS encoding 1-deoxy-D-xylulose-5-phosphate synthase produces MPRLLNSIQSPADMQALSHAELNELAAEIRERIIAVVCANGGHLASNLGVVELTLALHRVFDFSRDRLLWDVGHQCYVHKLITGRNAHFDSLRQKGGVSGFPSRQESSYDLFNVGHAGTAIATAVGMARGDQALGRDRRVVAFVGDASIVNGVAFEGLNQAGELKRQFLVVLNDNSMGIARTEGGLATHLARFRVSSLYEEVKRKVKTLLPKVPVVGRGVQDVLEHLKEGIKSTVAPHQIFEQLGLTYVGPVDGHDLPHLIDLLNLLKDVQHPVLLHVHTEKGRGCAWATSDPCAYHSPGKLQVEGDSVCAVETGRKSWTSAYAEAVIRLMQEDARVYALTAAMPDGTGLAKVRRAFPDRVLDCGIAESCTVDMAAGMAKAGLRPFATIYSTFLQRAIDQVFQEVVLQELPVGFCIDRAGLVGGDGAVHHGYLDLAYLRGFQGMVLMAPADEPELEAALRLGLSLERPWAVRYPRDAVPEPYGDAPPFHVGKARTMREGPDATLLAYGTTVAAALAAADALEREDIYVAVVNARFAKPIDVDMVTTAITRGGPVLTLEEHSSAAGFGSAVLEAANRLGLPTDNLVLLGLAPEKFYDQGSRNGQLAEAGLDAAGIAAAVRRARRASLGRTPAAIVAQLPPVLDQRESH; encoded by the coding sequence ATGCCCCGACTGCTGAATTCCATCCAGTCACCTGCCGATATGCAGGCCCTCTCCCACGCCGAACTCAACGAACTCGCCGCTGAAATCCGCGAACGGATCATCGCGGTGGTCTGCGCGAACGGCGGCCATCTGGCCAGCAATCTCGGTGTGGTGGAATTGACGCTGGCGCTCCACCGGGTCTTCGATTTCAGCCGCGATCGGCTGCTTTGGGATGTTGGGCACCAGTGTTACGTGCATAAGCTCATCACCGGACGCAACGCCCACTTCGACTCGCTGCGCCAGAAGGGTGGTGTCAGCGGGTTCCCCAGTCGCCAGGAAAGCTCATATGACCTGTTCAACGTCGGCCACGCCGGCACGGCGATTGCGACGGCCGTGGGTATGGCGCGCGGCGACCAGGCGCTCGGCCGGGACCGCCGCGTGGTGGCGTTTGTGGGCGATGCCAGCATCGTCAACGGCGTGGCATTCGAGGGGTTGAACCAGGCGGGTGAGCTGAAGCGGCAATTCCTCGTCGTGCTCAATGACAATTCGATGGGCATCGCGCGGACGGAGGGTGGCTTGGCAACGCACCTCGCACGCTTCCGCGTCAGTTCGCTGTACGAGGAGGTCAAGCGCAAGGTCAAGACGCTCCTGCCGAAGGTGCCCGTGGTCGGCCGGGGTGTGCAGGATGTGCTCGAGCACCTGAAGGAAGGGATCAAGTCCACTGTCGCGCCGCACCAGATTTTCGAACAGCTCGGCCTGACCTACGTCGGTCCCGTTGACGGCCACGATCTTCCGCACCTGATCGATCTGCTCAACCTGCTCAAGGACGTGCAGCACCCGGTGCTGCTGCATGTGCACACGGAGAAGGGGCGCGGTTGCGCCTGGGCCACCAGCGACCCGTGTGCCTATCACAGCCCCGGCAAGCTCCAGGTCGAGGGGGATTCGGTCTGTGCCGTCGAGACCGGCCGCAAAAGCTGGACCTCCGCCTACGCCGAGGCCGTCATTCGCCTGATGCAGGAAGACGCCCGCGTCTACGCCCTGACAGCCGCGATGCCCGACGGTACCGGCCTCGCCAAGGTGCGTCGGGCCTTTCCGGATCGCGTGCTTGACTGCGGCATTGCTGAGAGCTGCACCGTGGATATGGCCGCCGGGATGGCGAAGGCGGGCCTGCGTCCGTTCGCGACGATCTACTCCACGTTCCTGCAGCGTGCCATCGACCAGGTTTTCCAGGAGGTTGTGCTGCAGGAGTTGCCGGTTGGCTTCTGCATCGACCGGGCGGGGCTCGTCGGCGGCGATGGCGCCGTGCACCACGGGTACCTCGACCTCGCGTATCTGCGTGGGTTCCAGGGCATGGTGCTCATGGCGCCGGCGGACGAGCCGGAGCTGGAAGCGGCCCTGCGGCTCGGCTTGAGTCTTGAACGGCCTTGGGCGGTACGCTACCCGCGCGACGCTGTGCCCGAGCCCTATGGCGACGCGCCGCCGTTCCATGTCGGCAAGGCGCGTACCATGCGGGAAGGACCCGATGCCACGCTGCTGGCCTACGGTACGACGGTGGCGGCAGCGCTCGCCGCGGCGGACGCCCTGGAACGCGAAGACATCTACGTAGCCGTGGTCAATGCGCGTTTTGCCAAGCCGATCGATGTGGACATGGTGACGACCGCCATTACGCGCGGCGGTCCCGTTCTCACGCTTGAGGAGCACTCCAGCGCGGCCGGCTTTGGCTCCGCCGTGCTCGAAGCGGCCAACCGGCTGGGGTTGCCGACGGACAATCTCGTGCTGCTCGGCTTGGCGCCGGAAAAATTTTACGATCAGGGTTCGCGGAATGGGCAGTTGGCCGAGGCCGGGCTGGATGCCGCGGGCATTGCGGCTGCGGTTCGCCGCGCGCGGCGGGCGAGTCTCGGCCGGACCCCGGCTGCCATTGTGGCCCAGCTACCGCCGGTGCTTGATCAGCGTGAGAGCCATTGA
- a CDS encoding squalene/phytoene synthase family protein has translation MVVPLLPAPLDDTVGLAYLVMRIIDTVEDADGLTPAQRRAGFTRITAACQDPAAAAALRELPGDTLEERALLFEAPRVFTQLADLPAAERVAVVRCAGAMMEGVQTLLVRAADRGRPYPAIANIVELREYCYYVAGVVGELLCELMALHLRQPGLRELRPAAVELGTGLQLVNILKDAPQDATHGRRYLPGGTGAPNGHRVEYAEALQLARHCLRGGLRYLLALPATAPGLRRFCGLPMVWGALTLARADRDAAAAKISRTELFETMARFEREAADDAALRVWFDDLLPAAET, from the coding sequence TTGGTCGTGCCCCTGCTGCCAGCCCCGCTCGACGATACGGTCGGGCTCGCCTACCTCGTCATGCGCATTATTGATACCGTCGAGGATGCGGACGGACTAACGCCAGCCCAGCGCCGGGCGGGTTTCACGCGGATCACGGCGGCCTGTCAGGACCCAGCCGCCGCGGCGGCCCTCCGTGAACTGCCCGGTGACACCCTGGAAGAGCGGGCCCTCCTGTTCGAGGCGCCACGTGTATTTACCCAGTTGGCAGACCTGCCCGCCGCAGAGCGGGTCGCCGTCGTGCGCTGCGCGGGCGCCATGATGGAAGGCGTGCAGACGCTGCTGGTTCGCGCCGCAGACCGCGGCCGACCCTATCCGGCGATCGCGAACATCGTCGAACTCCGCGAGTATTGTTACTACGTGGCCGGCGTGGTGGGGGAGCTGCTCTGCGAGTTGATGGCGTTGCACCTGCGACAGCCGGGCCTGCGCGAACTGCGGCCGGCGGCCGTGGAGCTTGGCACCGGACTGCAACTCGTCAACATTCTGAAAGATGCTCCGCAGGATGCGACCCACGGGCGGCGGTATCTGCCGGGCGGCACGGGGGCGCCGAACGGGCACCGTGTGGAATATGCGGAAGCGCTGCAACTCGCGCGGCATTGCCTGCGCGGAGGATTGCGTTACCTGTTGGCGCTCCCCGCGACCGCCCCTGGACTGCGGCGCTTCTGCGGCTTACCCATGGTCTGGGGGGCGCTCACGCTTGCCCGGGCCGACCGGGATGCGGCCGCGGCCAAGATCTCGCGCACCGAGCTGTTTGAGACGATGGCACGCTTCGAGCGTGAGGCCGCTGATGATGCGGCACTGCGCGTGTGGTTCGACGACCTGTTGCCTGCCGCCGAGACGTAG
- a CDS encoding ammonium transporter — protein MGNSKRPAVVVLLLVWGAGLAGAQTPALEVDPAVQVQVNLNIVWTVIAAGMVFFMQLGFAMVEAGFTQAKNAVNIIMKNLMDFSLGAIAFFLVGFGLMFGHTNGWFGTSNFALSGATGDDYAYTFLLFQTVFAATAATIVSGAMAERTKFTSYMIYSVFITMLVYPIFGSWAWGGLFHPDNEGWLERLGFVDFAGSTVVHSVGGWLALAGALVLGPRLGKYGPDGRPRALPGHNIPLAALGVFILWFGWFGFNAGSTTVGDGAIGRIAVTTNLAAAAGALVAMIVAWWVVGKPDASMTLNGALAGLVAITAGCASVTPFAALLIGATAGALVVVSVLLFDGVLRVDDPVGAVSVHGVCGVWGTLAVGLFQAEAVLQVGDQNGGLFYGGGFGLLLIQLAGAAIAFAWAFGVGLILFLAVRWTVGLRVTAAEERRGLDIGEHGMEAYYGFQFFTTQ, from the coding sequence ATGGGAAACTCGAAACGACCGGCCGTGGTCGTGTTGCTCCTGGTGTGGGGTGCCGGGCTGGCTGGTGCGCAGACGCCCGCTCTGGAAGTTGACCCGGCGGTGCAGGTGCAGGTCAACTTGAACATCGTCTGGACGGTGATCGCGGCCGGCATGGTGTTCTTCATGCAGCTCGGGTTTGCGATGGTGGAGGCGGGCTTCACCCAGGCGAAGAACGCCGTCAACATCATCATGAAGAACCTGATGGATTTCTCATTGGGTGCGATCGCGTTTTTCCTGGTGGGCTTCGGACTGATGTTTGGCCACACGAACGGCTGGTTCGGCACGAGTAACTTCGCGCTGTCCGGCGCCACCGGCGACGATTACGCGTACACCTTCCTGCTCTTCCAGACCGTCTTTGCGGCGACGGCGGCGACGATCGTGTCAGGTGCCATGGCGGAACGCACGAAGTTCACGAGCTACATGATCTACAGCGTCTTCATCACGATGCTGGTCTACCCGATCTTCGGTTCGTGGGCGTGGGGCGGACTCTTCCACCCGGACAACGAAGGTTGGTTGGAGCGTCTCGGCTTCGTCGATTTCGCCGGTTCCACGGTCGTCCATTCCGTGGGTGGGTGGCTCGCCCTGGCCGGTGCCCTGGTGCTTGGACCGCGACTCGGCAAGTATGGCCCGGACGGGCGCCCGCGAGCACTTCCGGGGCACAACATCCCGCTCGCGGCCCTTGGCGTGTTCATCCTCTGGTTTGGCTGGTTCGGCTTCAACGCGGGCAGCACCACGGTCGGCGACGGCGCGATCGGTCGAATCGCCGTGACGACCAACCTCGCCGCCGCGGCCGGTGCCCTGGTGGCGATGATCGTTGCCTGGTGGGTGGTGGGGAAGCCCGATGCGTCGATGACGCTGAACGGGGCCCTGGCCGGGTTGGTGGCGATCACGGCCGGTTGTGCCAGTGTGACTCCGTTCGCAGCCCTCCTGATCGGCGCGACGGCCGGAGCGCTGGTGGTGGTCAGCGTGCTCTTGTTCGATGGGGTGCTGCGCGTCGACGACCCGGTCGGCGCAGTCAGCGTGCATGGTGTCTGCGGTGTCTGGGGAACCCTCGCGGTCGGCCTATTTCAGGCCGAGGCCGTGCTCCAGGTCGGCGACCAGAACGGCGGGCTCTTCTATGGCGGGGGTTTCGGCCTGCTCCTCATTCAACTGGCAGGCGCCGCGATCGCCTTTGCCTGGGCGTTCGGCGTGGGGCTCATTCTGTTCCTGGCGGTGCGCTGGACCGTGGGCCTGCGCGTCACGGCGGCCGAGGAGCGCCGCGGCCTCGACATCGGCGAACACGGGATGGAAGCATACTACGGCTTCCAGTTCTTCACGACCCAGTAG
- a CDS encoding P-II family nitrogen regulator, with protein MKLIIAYIQPERLTEVKQALYQAEVFKISVTNALGCGEEQGYHETYRGVDIEVNLLKKVRIEVGVNDAFVERTVEAIVRGAKTGQIGDGKIFVVDLAECIRIRTGQRGHDAIG; from the coding sequence ATGAAGCTTATCATTGCCTACATCCAGCCGGAACGCCTGACCGAGGTCAAACAGGCGCTCTATCAGGCCGAGGTCTTCAAAATCTCGGTGACCAACGCCCTGGGATGCGGCGAGGAACAGGGCTACCACGAGACCTACCGCGGTGTGGATATCGAGGTCAACCTGCTGAAAAAAGTGCGCATCGAGGTCGGCGTCAACGATGCCTTCGTCGAACGCACTGTTGAAGCCATCGTCCGCGGGGCCAAGACTGGGCAGATTGGTGACGGAAAGATCTTCGTCGTAGACCTGGCCGAGTGCATTCGCATTCGCACCGGCCAGCGCGGCCACGATGCCATTGGGTGA
- a CDS encoding protein-L-isoaspartate(D-aspartate) O-methyltransferase: MVADQLSARGICDARVLAALERIPREQFLPPSVGLRAYEDRAQPIDCQQTISQPYMVARMTELLELSGTERVLEVGTGSGYQTAVLATLCAHVYTVEWYLKLLHQAVFRLEQLGLLNVTYRCGDGSLGWPQQAPYDAILCTAGAPALPDALVNQLGPGGRLVAPIGPADEQELIRVRHTANGLVRDTLFHCRFVKLRGAAGWQDGSPGS, from the coding sequence ATGGTCGCCGACCAGTTGAGCGCCCGCGGCATCTGCGATGCGCGCGTCCTCGCGGCCCTCGAACGGATCCCGCGCGAACAGTTCCTGCCACCGTCCGTGGGTCTCCGGGCCTACGAGGATCGTGCCCAGCCCATCGACTGCCAGCAGACCATTTCGCAACCCTACATGGTGGCCCGGATGACCGAACTGCTGGAGCTCTCCGGAACCGAACGGGTTCTCGAAGTCGGTACCGGTTCGGGGTACCAGACCGCCGTGCTCGCGACGCTCTGCGCGCACGTCTATACGGTGGAGTGGTATCTCAAGCTGCTGCATCAGGCCGTCTTTCGCCTGGAGCAGCTTGGGCTTCTTAACGTCACCTATCGCTGTGGTGACGGTTCCCTCGGCTGGCCACAGCAGGCCCCCTACGATGCCATCCTCTGCACGGCCGGTGCCCCGGCGCTGCCGGACGCTCTGGTCAATCAGCTTGGACCCGGCGGTCGCCTCGTCGCGCCGATCGGACCGGCCGACGAGCAGGAGCTCATTCGTGTACGCCACACCGCGAACGGCCTGGTGCGGGACACCCTGTTCCACTGCCGATTCGTGAAGTTGCGCGGTGCCGCCGGCTGGCAGGACGGATCACCGGGCAGTTAA
- a CDS encoding PEP-CTERM sorting domain-containing protein, which yields MRLKVLGYTCVIGLAATGVAAAGVVTTPDPGGYTTHSLISGSAGTPAASNRWFLVYDSAAYATNWANENIHYALDIPDLGAGADWRLGLTARNHSPLGLPSNYSEFKVEVRANNVFMGTVAIPAFDEQWATSWLNLGSVSGPVNLQLRWKNDSYKAGHYDANVAFGALQLATNAVVPEPTSLALATLGLVLLRRRR from the coding sequence ATGCGGCTGAAGGTACTGGGTTACACATGTGTGATTGGACTTGCGGCCACGGGTGTCGCCGCCGCGGGCGTCGTGACAACCCCGGATCCCGGCGGGTACACCACGCACTCGCTGATCTCGGGCAGCGCGGGCACGCCTGCGGCATCGAACCGGTGGTTCCTCGTATACGACAGCGCGGCATATGCCACGAACTGGGCGAACGAGAACATCCACTACGCGCTGGATATTCCTGATCTGGGTGCGGGTGCCGATTGGCGCCTGGGACTGACCGCCCGCAACCACAGCCCGCTGGGGCTGCCCTCGAACTACTCAGAGTTCAAGGTCGAAGTACGGGCGAACAATGTGTTCATGGGCACGGTCGCGATTCCGGCGTTCGATGAGCAGTGGGCCACGTCGTGGCTCAATCTCGGGTCGGTGAGCGGACCGGTGAATCTGCAACTGCGCTGGAAGAACGACTCGTACAAGGCGGGTCACTACGACGCGAACGTGGCCTTCGGCGCGCTCCAGTTGGCGACCAACGCGGTCGTCCCCGAGCCGACGTCGCTGGCTCTTGCAACGCTGGGCCTCGTGCTCCTGCGGCGCAGGCGGTAA
- a CDS encoding YceH family protein translates to MAETLPEIERRILGVLIEKALSQPQYYPMTLNALVAACNQKNNRDPLMDLDDEAAWNALEVLRTVGLVTRLVPGGASRVERYRHEVKVVLGWEKPQQALMAELLLRGPQTLSELRTRCARMYPFESTEVVSAVLETLAEMQPPRIVRLPRGPGQAADRFAHTLYPEGETPPAGVPGAPPVAAPAASGSGADPGPLHAAATARDVASELDSLRAEVTLLRNQLQDLHTALDALRRELGSDPDALP, encoded by the coding sequence ATGGCAGAGACGTTGCCCGAAATCGAACGCCGGATCCTGGGTGTGCTGATCGAGAAGGCCCTCAGCCAGCCACAATACTACCCCATGACCCTGAATGCGTTGGTGGCGGCCTGTAACCAGAAGAACAACCGCGACCCGCTGATGGATCTGGACGATGAGGCCGCCTGGAATGCGCTGGAGGTATTGCGCACGGTTGGGCTTGTCACGCGGCTCGTGCCCGGGGGCGCGTCCCGTGTGGAGCGCTACCGCCACGAGGTTAAGGTGGTCCTCGGCTGGGAGAAACCGCAACAGGCACTCATGGCCGAGTTGCTGCTGCGCGGACCCCAGACACTTAGCGAACTGCGCACGCGCTGCGCCCGCATGTATCCCTTCGAGTCAACCGAAGTCGTTTCCGCCGTGCTGGAGACACTCGCCGAGATGCAGCCACCCCGGATTGTGCGCCTTCCGCGCGGCCCCGGGCAGGCGGCCGACCGCTTCGCGCACACGCTCTACCCCGAGGGGGAGACTCCGCCGGCCGGTGTGCCTGGGGCGCCACCGGTGGCGGCACCCGCGGCAAGTGGATCGGGCGCAGACCCCGGGCCGTTGCACGCGGCTGCCACGGCGCGCGATGTTGCGTCGGAATTGGATTCATTGCGGGCGGAGGTCACCCTGCTGCGAAACCAGTTGCAGGATCTGCACACTGCGCTCGATGCGCTGCGCCGCGAACTGGGCAGCGACCCGGATGCACTGCCGTAA
- a CDS encoding diguanylate cyclase, giving the protein MAPRARILVIGSSALAGDVTRALPRHETVHAPAPLAGLWCAGHTPVEGVLIALEAGRGVLRAVRALREITPNLRIVVACDPAEEPRAREALRAGADDYILAPLRPEDVAAAFGVAPPRRLVPPAPAVPSLDELVELGEVLQHLTAGPQATAQRLVALLRKAFGAVWAQLELDDLGAVDGQVGAAALHEPLRRQGEVRGALQLGPRANGTAYHTADAAHFGHYARLTEVILAQAAEQERWQELAWRDDLTGLHNRRYFDRTLEELLERAGTERLRVTVVLFDIDDFKSYNDTLGHAVGDTVLREVAQLLLRCSRAPDVVARYGGDEFALILWDSAPPRLPGSQHPSAAVAVAERFRDVLRQHAFACLGPHSPGVVTISGGLACYPWDGQTRAELVAAADRALLEGKRGGKDQITLAEPQGPAA; this is encoded by the coding sequence ATGGCGCCACGCGCGCGCATTCTGGTGATCGGCTCGTCCGCGCTCGCGGGAGATGTAACCCGCGCGCTCCCGCGGCATGAGACCGTGCATGCGCCGGCGCCACTGGCGGGCTTGTGGTGTGCCGGGCACACACCCGTTGAAGGGGTCCTGATCGCGCTTGAGGCGGGGCGTGGAGTTCTGCGGGCCGTGCGGGCTTTGCGGGAGATCACTCCGAATCTGCGCATCGTCGTCGCCTGTGATCCGGCTGAAGAACCCCGCGCGCGGGAGGCGCTCCGAGCTGGGGCCGATGACTACATTCTCGCCCCGTTGCGTCCGGAGGACGTGGCCGCCGCCTTTGGCGTTGCCCCGCCGCGTCGCCTGGTGCCACCTGCACCCGCCGTACCCAGTCTGGACGAGCTGGTGGAGCTGGGAGAAGTGCTGCAGCACCTCACAGCCGGGCCACAGGCGACGGCGCAGCGCCTGGTAGCTTTGCTCCGCAAGGCGTTCGGTGCCGTGTGGGCGCAACTCGAACTCGACGACCTGGGTGCGGTGGATGGGCAGGTGGGTGCGGCTGCGCTGCACGAACCCCTGCGACGGCAAGGGGAGGTGCGCGGGGCGCTGCAATTGGGACCGCGCGCCAACGGGACCGCCTACCACACCGCGGATGCTGCACATTTCGGACATTATGCGCGCCTGACCGAGGTGATTTTGGCGCAGGCGGCTGAACAGGAACGGTGGCAGGAACTGGCCTGGCGCGACGACCTGACCGGGCTGCACAATCGCCGCTATTTCGATCGAACGCTCGAAGAACTGCTCGAACGCGCCGGCACGGAGCGGCTGCGCGTGACCGTGGTGCTCTTCGATATCGATGACTTCAAATCGTACAACGATACGCTCGGACATGCCGTTGGCGATACGGTGCTGCGTGAAGTTGCGCAGCTCCTGCTGCGTTGTTCACGCGCGCCGGACGTGGTGGCCCGCTACGGTGGCGACGAGTTCGCGCTGATTTTGTGGGACAGCGCACCGCCCCGGCTGCCCGGCTCACAGCATCCCAGTGCGGCCGTTGCGGTGGCCGAGCGTTTCCGCGATGTGCTGCGCCAGCACGCCTTTGCGTGCCTCGGACCGCATTCCCCCGGGGTGGTGACGATCAGCGGCGGCCTGGCCTGCTACCCGTGGGATGGACAGACCCGCGCGGAACTTGTGGCCGCGGCTGATCGCGCACTGCTGGAAGGGAAGCGCGGCGGCAAGGATCAGATCACGCTCGCAGAGCCGCAGGGGCCCGCTGCCTAG